A window of Variovorax sp. HW608 genomic DNA:
AAGGCGCCGCCGATCGCCGCGCGCATCTGCGGCCAGCGCGAGACATCGTGCTGCGCAGCCTTCCATCCGGCATCCAGACCGAGTCGATCCATCAACAGCGAGAAGAACTGCGGCTCGATGGCACCGACGGCCATGTGCAGGCCATCCAGGGTGGGATAGATGCCGTACCAGGGCGCGCCTCCATCGAGCATGTTGCTCTCTCGCTGCTCGGAAAACTGCCCGCGCTGCGATTGAGCGATGAACAGGGTCATCAACTGGATCACGCCGTCCGTGATCGCCGCATCGACGACCTGGCCGACACCGGAGGTTCGCGCCTCGTGCACCGCCGCCATGATCCCGAGCGCCAGGTGCAGGCTGCCGCCGGCGTAGTCGCCGACCAGATTCAATGGCGGGACAGGACGCTCCCGAGGCCCGATCGCCGCCAGGGCACCGGTCAGCGCGATGTAGTTGATGTCGTGCCCGGCCGTGCTGGCCAACGTGCCATCCTGCCCCCAGCCGGTCATGCGTGCGTACACCAGCGCCGGGTTTCGGGCCATTGCCGCGTCGGGCCCGAGCCCCAGCCGCTCCATGACGCCCGGTCGATAGCCTTCCACCAGAACATCGGCCTGGGCAATCAACGCCAGCACCTTCTCGCGGTCCGTGGGGGACTTCAAGTCGGCATGGATGACCTCGCGGCCCCGGTTCACGAGCTGCAAGGGGTCGCCCACGCGACCGCCGGGGCGATCGACCAGGACGACATCTGCCCCCATGTTCGCGAGCAACATGCATGCAAACGGCCCCGGACCCAAGCCTGCGAACTCGACCACCCGCAGTCCGGCGAGCGGCCCCTCGCGTCCGTTGATGGATGCAGCCATCAGTCGAGCCGAATGTTGGCGCGCCTGGCGACGTCGCCCCATTGCGCCATCTCATCGCGGATCATCCGGTCCAGTTCCTCCGGCGAGCTGCTCCGTGCCTCGACGTCGCGATCCGAGAACATCTTCTTCACTTCGGGTTGCGACACGGCGTGCACGACGGCTTCATGCAGCTTGTTGGCCACGGCATCCGGTATGCCACGCGGGGCGAGCACGCCGAACCAGGCCACGCTGCGGAATCCGGGCACCTCCTCCGCAATGGCGGGCAGCCCCGGGACGACCGGCGTGCGTGCGGGCGTGCCGACCGCAAGGTAGCGCACCTTGCCTGCCTGCACCATCGACTGCCCATCGAGGCCCGTCACGAACGCGGCCTGCAATTGACCGCCGCCGAACGCGGTCATCATCGGGGCGCCGCCGTTGAAGGGGATGTGCGCAAGGCTCAATCCCGCCTTGTTGTTGAAGTATTCGCCCGTCAGGTGGGACAGCGAGCCGTTGCCGACCGAGCCGAAGTTCCACTCGGTGCCCGACTTCTTGGCCAGCGCGAGGAAGTCCTTCAGGTTCTTTGCAGGATTGTCGGCGGCAACCGCCAGGATCAGGGGCGCAATTGCCACCGTCGAGATCGGGCGCAGGTCCTTCAACGGGTCGTAGGGCGTCTTGCGCAGCACCGGCAAGACCGCATTGGGACCCGAGTTGCCGAAGACCAGCGTATAGCCGTCCGGAGCCGCCTTCACGGCCAATTCGGTCCCGATGGCGCCCCCTGCCCCGACCCTGTTGTCGACGAAGACGGGCTGCTTGAGAAAGTCCGCCATCGGCTTCTGGATGGCGCGCGCCAGTTGGTCCGTACTGCCTCCGGCCGCATACGGCACGACGATGCGAATGGGCTTGGACGGGAATTTGTCCTGCGCTGCCGCGAAAGGCGCAGCCAGCGTGCAGAGGGAAACGGCCAGGCTCGCGACCATCATGGCGCGACGTGTGTGGGGCATCCTTGTGTCTCCGTTCTGGGAATTCGAATCAATGATCCAATGGTAGAACCAAATACCGCGCTAGTCAATCGATGCGATCCGCCGGTGGAAGACCAGCGGTTTGCCTCCCGACTGCCGCTTGCACATCCAGGCCGCCAAGGCCGAATCGAGGTGGGTCGCATGCGGGGGAAACCAGTTGGCGAGCGCGCGTATGAAGGACCTCCCCACGTGCAGGTTCCCGCGAGCCACCATGGGCTGGACTTCCGCTGCCGACTGCAGCACCGCCGCATGCTCGGCGGCATGGCATTCCCTCGGAGGAAAGTCGCCCTCAAGCATCCACTCTTCCTCCATGGCGAAGTGCAGCTTCAGGTGCTCCACCAGGCAGTCCAGTTTCTGCGCGAGTTCGTCGTCGTCCGAGGAGACGGCCGAAGCGAGCAATTCGTCGAACTCGGCATGCACGACGTCCATCTCTCGATAGCCAAGCACGATCGGGTCACTCATTTCATTCCCTGCCTACAGGTCCAGTACCAAGGTGTCGGAGCAGGCGCCGGAGCAGCAGATCAGCATCGTGCTGTTGGAAGCCTTCTCTTCCTCCGTGAAGAAGCAATCGCGGTGGTCGACGTCTCCGTGAAGCACGCGGGTCTGGCACGCACCGCAGACGCCCTGCCCGCAGGAATAAGGCACGTCGGCGCCCGCTTCAATGAGAACGTCCAGGATCGTCTTGCCCGGCGGCACGAAGTGACGGCTGCCGCTTCGCGCCAGCTCCACCTGATAGCCGCCCTCGGTGGCGAGCGCCTGCCCCGCCCCGAAACGCTCGACATGGACCGTGTGGGCGGCACGATGCGCGGACGCCGCGAGGAATGCATCCACCATGCGGCCCGGACCACAGCAGTACAGGTGGGCATCTGCGCTTGCATCCAACCGGCGCACCACGGATGCGACATCGAGACGCGGCGTCGATCCATCGGAGAAATGCAGATACACCTGCCCGCCGGCCTCACCCAGGCGCTCCACCTGCTCGCGAAACGCCATGCGCTCGGGGGAAGCGGCCGCATAGTGCAACTGCCAGGGGCGACCCAGCGCCTTCGCACGTTCGATCATGGGCAAGAGCGGCGTGATGCCGATGCCCCCGGCCACGAAACAACTCATGGATGGCTGCTCGACCCATGTGAAGCTGCCCTTGGGCGCGCTGATCGACAACGCGGTGCCGACCTCGGCCTTGTCGTGCAGCCATGAGGAGCCGCCGCGCCCCTCTGCCTCCCGCTTGACGGCAATCAGATAGCTCGACCGGTCCCCTGAGCGCCTGACAAGGGAATAGCTCCGGATGCCGGCGCTCCCCATGCGAACGTCCACGTAGGCGCCCGGCAGGAAGTCAGGCAGCGGGCGACCTTCCGCAGACCCCAGTTCGAAGCACATGACTTCGGGCGTCTCGACGCGTCGATCGCGAATCACCACAGGCAGATTGATCTCGTCCATGTAGACAGCTTATCAGCTCTCGTGCTAAATTGCACCAATGGTTGGACCATTTAAAGGTTAATGCAATGTTGAAACACGAAGACAACGAACTGCTCGTGCGGGTCGGCCCCAAGACGGCCATGGGTGATCTGATGAGGCTGTACTGGCTGCCCTTCCTGCTTTCCAGGGACGTCCCCGCCGACGGGCAGCCCTATCGCGTTCGTCTGCTCGGAGAGGACCTGGTGGCCTTTCGCGACAGCGACGGGCGCGTCGGATTGGTCGATCAGGCCTGTCCCCACCGGGGCGCACCCCTGGTCTTCGCCCGCAACGAAGAGGGCGGCCTGCGTTGCGTCTATCACGGCTGGAAGTTCTCGGTGGACGGCCGATGCCAGGAAATGCCCGCGGAGCCCGAGAACACGCCGATGCTCGACCGCGTCCGGGTGAAGGCCTACCCCGTGCGCGAGCGCCATGGCGTCCTGTGGGCCTACATGGGGCCCGACGAGGAACCGCCGGCCTTGCCCGACATGGAATGGAACATGGTGCCGCCCGAAAATGTCCATGTGTCGATGCGGATCCAGGACTGCAACTGGCTTCAGGCGCTCGAGGGCGAGATCGATTCGGCGCACGCGGCCATCCTGCATGGCCGGGTGGACTCGGGTGGCAGCATCGATCAGTGGAAGCAGGCCGCCGACCTCGCGCCCAAGTTCGAGGTGGTCCAGCATGACGCAGGCGTGCACGTGGCGTCGCGTCGCAAGCTGGACGAGGACAAGAACTACATCCGCGTCAACCAGTTCCTCATGCCTTTCTGGACGCTGGTGCCGCCCTTCTCGCAATTCCCCGAACTCAGCGGCCATGCCTGGGTGCCGATCGATGACGAGCACACGCTCTGCATCATGTTCTCGTACCACCCGTCGCAGCCCTTCTACGAGAAGACAAGGAAGCTGTTCGCGGCCGGCCACAACGGCCGCGAGACGGGACACGCATCGGATACCTCCTTCGAACCCCGGCCGGTCACCTATCCGTATCACAACTACTGGAGCAAGTACAACCGCGAGAATGCCTACGGCTACGCACCGGACTTGGCCCAGAAGTACAACGCCGGCATGCCCGGCCTGTGGCTGCAGGACGCCGCCTGCCAGTCCGGCGTATCGCCCATCTACGACCGCAGCAAGGAGAACCTCGGCGTGAGCGACAGCGGCGTCGCAAGAACCCGTCGCGTCCTGCTGGAAGCCGTCAAGCGCCTGGCGGCCGAGAGCGTGCGACCGCCGTCGGCCGAGGACCCCTCCAAGTTCCTGTTGCGCGCCATCTCGATCACGATTCCCGCAGGGGGCGACTGGATGGCCGCGGGCAGCGAATTCATGCGGGCAGAGCCTGGCAAGGACTTCGGCTACGCGCCGTGATGGAGATCGAACGCCCATGAGCGCATCTGCATCCGATCAACTGACGCTGGCCCAGCGCGCACAGGAGTTCGCTGCCCACGTGCCGAGGCCTGCCGGAGCCCCCACCGCCCTGGAGGGGATCCGGATCGTCGACTTCACCCACTTCATTGCCGGCCCGCTCGCCACCATGTTCCTGGCGGACATGGGTGCCGACGTGGTCAAGGTCGAAGCGCCCGAACGCGGCGATGAACTTCGCTACTACCCGCCCGCTGTCCCTGGCCTGGAGGCGCAGGGAGGCCCGTTCCTGTGGAGCAACCGGAACAAGCGCAGCGTGGCCGTCGACCTCAAGTCCCCCGCCGGCATCGAAGTGGCGCGCAGCCTCGTCGCAAGCGCGGACGTGGTCGTCGAGAATTTTTCGACCGGTGTGATGAAGCGGCTGGGACTGGACTACGAGACCTGCCGCGCGCTCAATCCGAAACTCGTCTACTGCTCCGTCTCGGCCTATGGCCGCGAGGGCCCGTTCGCGGATCGGCTGGGCTTCGATCCGGTCGTCCAGGCCGAAAGCGGCTTCGTCTCCATGAACGGCTACCCTGATCGGATGGGGGTGCGGGCCTCATCCGCAGTGATGGACATCAGCACGGCGATGATGGTGTCCAACGCCGTATTGGGCGCCCTCTTTGCACGCGAGCGCCAGGGCGAAGGACAGTTCGTCGAAGTGGCCCTGTTCGACACCGGCCTGTTGATGGCGGGCTGGGCCACCATGCAGCATCTGGTCTCGGGCCAGGAGCCCGAGCGCAATGGCAATACCAGTCCAGACACCTGTCCGTCAGGCGTGTTCGAAGCGTCGGACACGCCCTTCTACATCAATTGCGGGAACGACAAGATCTTCCAGCGGCTGGTCGGGCAAGTGCTCGAACGCGCCGATCTCGCGAATGACGAGAGCCTCATGGGTCGCAACGGCCGGATCGCGCGGCGCGAGTTCCTCTTCCAGGAGTTGGGCAAGGAGTTTCGACGGTTCCCTTGGTCGCACTGGCAAGCACGCATGAGGCAGGCGCAGATTCCCTGTGGCGAGGTCCGCACCGTGGGGCAGGCGATGCGCTCGGCCGAAGCGCAGGCGCGGCATCTGGTCACGCACATCCCGCACCCCGAGTTGGGACGGATCCCGAACATTGCCTCGCCGATCCGCTATGCACGGACCCCGATGGCGGACCCCACGCCGGCTCCGAGGATCGGGCAACACACCGGCGAAGTCCTGCAGGACGTGCTCGGGTGGTCGCCTGAAAAGGTCGCGCAGATGGCAGAGGCGGGCGCCTTCGGCGTACGCGTACCCGCAACGACCCACCATGCCAGTGGCGACATCGGACAGTGACCTCGTCGTGATCGGGGCGGGGGCAGCGGGCATGACCACCGCCCTGCTCGCCGCGCTTCGCGGTCTGAAGGTGACGCTGTTCGAGGCCAGCGACCAGGTGGGAGGCACCACCGCCACTTCGGCGGGAACGCTTTGGGTGCCGGGCAATCGTCACGCCGTGCAAGCGGGCCTTCATGACACCGTCGAGAAGGCCCGGACGTATCTCGACGCATCGATCGGCCCGGAGGATCCGCGCGGCTTGCGAGCGGCCTATCTCGCTTCGGCCGCAGAGGCGATCGACTACCTGGAGGCCAGCTCCTCTGTCCTGTTCCGCTCGGCGGGAACGCATCCGGACTATCTGGAGCTCGATGGGGCCGCCATCGCCGGCCGGGCGATCTCGCCCGTCGAGTTCGACGGACGATGGCTGGGCCGCGAATTCCGTCGGGTTCGCGCGCCCCTGCCGCACTTCATGGTCCTGGGCGGCATGATGGTCGGCAAGGCGGACATCGGCGCCCTGCTCGGCCGCTTTCGTTCCTGGTCGAACTTCAAGCACTCGGCGCGCCTCGTCGGCCGCCATGTTGCCGACCGCTTGAAGGGATTTCCTCGCGGGACAAGACTGGTCATGGGCAACGCGCTGGTGGCACGCCTCCTTCTGAGCCTCATTCGCGCGGGCGTGACGGTGGTCTATGGCGCGCGCTGCGAAGGGCTGCTACTCGAAAACGGCCGTGTCGCCGGCGTCCGGATCCAGCAGCAAGGCAACGTGTCCGCTCATCGCGCCAGCGTCGGCGTCGTGCTTTGCACGGGTGGCGTGGGCCACCATGCCTCGCTGCGCCGCGAGCTCGGCGCGCACGCACTGAACTCCCGGTCCCTGTCCTTCGAAGGCAACCGCGGCGAAGGCATCGAGGCGGCGCGGGGCGCGGGGGCGGCGCTCGAGCGCAGCGATCCCGACTTCCTGTGGCAGCCCGTAT
This region includes:
- a CDS encoding FAD-dependent oxidoreductase — translated: MPVATSDSDLVVIGAGAAGMTTALLAALRGLKVTLFEASDQVGGTTATSAGTLWVPGNRHAVQAGLHDTVEKARTYLDASIGPEDPRGLRAAYLASAAEAIDYLEASSSVLFRSAGTHPDYLELDGAAIAGRAISPVEFDGRWLGREFRRVRAPLPHFMVLGGMMVGKADIGALLGRFRSWSNFKHSARLVGRHVADRLKGFPRGTRLVMGNALVARLLLSLIRAGVTVVYGARCEGLLLENGRVAGVRIQQQGNVSAHRASVGVVLCTGGVGHHASLRRELGAHALNSRSLSFEGNRGEGIEAARGAGAALERSDPDFLWQPVSRVPGANGTTSLYPHLFLDRAKPGLLAVDRTGRRFVNEGASYHHFVEGMRRGGTRQGQAIPAYLVCNASFVKTYGLGAVHPGTVDLRPWVQRGYLAVADSLDALAQALGIDAEGLRGSVRQMNEAAAQGLDPLFGKGSTEVSRFNGDPANTPNPCLSPLEEGPFVGLEIWPGESANSSGLATGIDGEVLDQTGRAIPHLYACGNDMASIWRGSYPGPGATLGPAMVFAYRLVQRLSPGGIQPAP
- a CDS encoding Bug family tripartite tricarboxylate transporter substrate binding protein: MPHTRRAMMVASLAVSLCTLAAPFAAAQDKFPSKPIRIVVPYAAGGSTDQLARAIQKPMADFLKQPVFVDNRVGAGGAIGTELAVKAAPDGYTLVFGNSGPNAVLPVLRKTPYDPLKDLRPISTVAIAPLILAVAADNPAKNLKDFLALAKKSGTEWNFGSVGNGSLSHLTGEYFNNKAGLSLAHIPFNGGAPMMTAFGGGQLQAAFVTGLDGQSMVQAGKVRYLAVGTPARTPVVPGLPAIAEEVPGFRSVAWFGVLAPRGIPDAVANKLHEAVVHAVSQPEVKKMFSDRDVEARSSSPEELDRMIRDEMAQWGDVARRANIRLD
- a CDS encoding PDR/VanB family oxidoreductase, which gives rise to MDEINLPVVIRDRRVETPEVMCFELGSAEGRPLPDFLPGAYVDVRMGSAGIRSYSLVRRSGDRSSYLIAVKREAEGRGGSSWLHDKAEVGTALSISAPKGSFTWVEQPSMSCFVAGGIGITPLLPMIERAKALGRPWQLHYAAASPERMAFREQVERLGEAGGQVYLHFSDGSTPRLDVASVVRRLDASADAHLYCCGPGRMVDAFLAASAHRAAHTVHVERFGAGQALATEGGYQVELARSGSRHFVPPGKTILDVLIEAGADVPYSCGQGVCGACQTRVLHGDVDHRDCFFTEEEKASNSTMLICCSGACSDTLVLDL
- a CDS encoding CaiB/BaiF CoA transferase family protein, producing the protein MAASINGREGPLAGLRVVEFAGLGPGPFACMLLANMGADVVLVDRPGGRVGDPLQLVNRGREVIHADLKSPTDREKVLALIAQADVLVEGYRPGVMERLGLGPDAAMARNPALVYARMTGWGQDGTLASTAGHDINYIALTGALAAIGPRERPVPPLNLVGDYAGGSLHLALGIMAAVHEARTSGVGQVVDAAITDGVIQLMTLFIAQSQRGQFSEQRESNMLDGGAPWYGIYPTLDGLHMAVGAIEPQFFSLLMDRLGLDAGWKAAQHDVSRWPQMRAAIGGAFGSRTRAEWVTVFEGSDACVTPVLTLSEAAQHPHNAARGNFVSSDGVMQPASAPRFSRTPSTRALPPAMGPVDPELVLRRWDGRPWVS
- a CDS encoding hemerythrin domain-containing protein; the encoded protein is MSDPIVLGYREMDVVHAEFDELLASAVSSDDDELAQKLDCLVEHLKLHFAMEEEWMLEGDFPPRECHAAEHAAVLQSAAEVQPMVARGNLHVGRSFIRALANWFPPHATHLDSALAAWMCKRQSGGKPLVFHRRIASID
- a CDS encoding Rieske 2Fe-2S domain-containing protein; translated protein: MLKHEDNELLVRVGPKTAMGDLMRLYWLPFLLSRDVPADGQPYRVRLLGEDLVAFRDSDGRVGLVDQACPHRGAPLVFARNEEGGLRCVYHGWKFSVDGRCQEMPAEPENTPMLDRVRVKAYPVRERHGVLWAYMGPDEEPPALPDMEWNMVPPENVHVSMRIQDCNWLQALEGEIDSAHAAILHGRVDSGGSIDQWKQAADLAPKFEVVQHDAGVHVASRRKLDEDKNYIRVNQFLMPFWTLVPPFSQFPELSGHAWVPIDDEHTLCIMFSYHPSQPFYEKTRKLFAAGHNGRETGHASDTSFEPRPVTYPYHNYWSKYNRENAYGYAPDLAQKYNAGMPGLWLQDAACQSGVSPIYDRSKENLGVSDSGVARTRRVLLEAVKRLAAESVRPPSAEDPSKFLLRAISITIPAGGDWMAAGSEFMRAEPGKDFGYAP
- a CDS encoding CaiB/BaiF CoA transferase family protein → MSASASDQLTLAQRAQEFAAHVPRPAGAPTALEGIRIVDFTHFIAGPLATMFLADMGADVVKVEAPERGDELRYYPPAVPGLEAQGGPFLWSNRNKRSVAVDLKSPAGIEVARSLVASADVVVENFSTGVMKRLGLDYETCRALNPKLVYCSVSAYGREGPFADRLGFDPVVQAESGFVSMNGYPDRMGVRASSAVMDISTAMMVSNAVLGALFARERQGEGQFVEVALFDTGLLMAGWATMQHLVSGQEPERNGNTSPDTCPSGVFEASDTPFYINCGNDKIFQRLVGQVLERADLANDESLMGRNGRIARREFLFQELGKEFRRFPWSHWQARMRQAQIPCGEVRTVGQAMRSAEAQARHLVTHIPHPELGRIPNIASPIRYARTPMADPTPAPRIGQHTGEVLQDVLGWSPEKVAQMAEAGAFGVRVPATTHHASGDIGQ